GCACCTTGTATTGATACAGTCCACAGGGGGTTTTGAAAGCTGTTATCTTCCTGCTTTCTGGATGCAAAGGAATCTGGAAGAATCCTTTTGTGAGGTCTAGTTTCGTGAAATATTTAGAAGCAGATAAACGCGAGAAGATAAGGCGTTGATCAGACATGGTTCCGCCTCGAATTGAGTAGCTGTGTTAACGCGACGGTAATCCCCGCAGATCCTAatgtctcctcctttcttcttaacCACAACTATGGGTGAACAATACGCACTCTTAGACGGTTCAATAATGCCAATAGCTTCaagtttctttatctctttgaTCACCAAGTCTACATACCGCAGAGGTATAGGGTATGGTTTTGTGCGCACTGGCACTTTATTACGAAGGATGATTCTATGTTCTTCCACCTTGGCAACTCGGGGTTGATCAGAGAAGATTTCGGGGTACTTCTGAATGATCTCACGGAGGTCTGCCTTATGGTGGTCCTCTAGCTTCGGGTTTATGATAATACTCTCTGGTCCTTCCCTCGAATCAGTTTCAGGAGTCCAGGGCTGACAGAAACCAGAGTCCTCAGGTATTACGGTTGCCGCACACCCAAAAGGCTTCAAATTATCCACACCGCTATCAGGAGAGGACCGTCGCCGAACATTCACTGGACGTCGATTGTCACCCCTTTGTTGACGAGTTGTACAGCTAGGCTGAGATACAGGGGAGGACCTTGgataatatttctttatcatgTTTATGTGGAAAAGTTTCTTCTCGTGGCCGATTCCTACGATGTAATTAACGTCCGAAACTCGCTTGAGAATAATATAAGGTCCACTCCACTGAGCTAAGAGCTTGTTTGTGCTCGTAGGCAACAATATCAAGCACTGATCTCCTTCATCAAGTGTACGAAGCTTAGCTTTCCTGTCATAATAGGACTTCTGAGTGACCTGACTTTTCAAAAGCTCCTCCTTTGCGAGTTCGCACGTAGAATGCAAGCGTTCATTCAGATCCAGAACATACTGATAAGAGGAGGTGATTACTGGGTCATCCTCAGTATTGTCCCACAGCTCCCTTAGAACTTGCAAAGGGCCTCTTACTGGTCTACCATACACCAACTCAAATGGGGAGAATTTTAAGGAACTCTGTGGTGCTTCTCTGTAGGCAAACAGCAGCGGTGCCAAGAGGCGAGGCCATTCCCGAGGCTGGTCTGCTGCCATGCGTTTTAGCATTTTCTTTAGTGTGCCATTAAATCGCTCACAAAGTCCATTTCCTTCTGGGTGGTATGGTGTAGTTCTCATCCCCTTTACTGACAGGAGTTTCTTGGTCTCTTCCATCATGCCTGATGTAAACTGTGTGCCTCTGTCGCTCAGTACTTCCCTGGGTATGCCAATTCTGCAGAACACACCAAAGAGAGCTTCTGCAACTGTGGCAGCCTCTATGTTCTTCAAAGCAACAGCTTCTGGCCATCTTGTTGCAAAATCAACGATTGTAAGGATGTACTTCGATTTATCGTCAGCACAAGGTGTAATGGGACCCACAATATCGACAGCCACCCGAGAGAACGGTTCCGAAATCACAGGAAGTGGCTGTAGGGGTGCCGCAGTATTGCGTCCCTTGTCCGTTGTCTTCTGACATATGTCACAGGAACGGGCGAGTCTTAAGATTTCAGCTCCCATTCCAGGCCAGAACATGGTGGTTTGTATTCGGGCGAGAGTTTTGGCTGCCCCCATGTGACCTCCGAGGAGCGAGTGATGCCCCAACTTGAAGACTTGTTGGCGGCATCCAGCTGGAACAACGAACTGCAGCTTCACCTCACCCCTCGGCAAAGTAGTTCGTCGGTAAAGTCTGTTGTTCTGCCATATAAAGTCCGTCTTTATTCCTTTGTAGAGGCGAACATGTCGTTGCTCAGCGTATTCATGTAGTTTGGAGAGGGTGGCATCATTCTTCTGCTGCTCAGCTATGTCCTCGCCTTTTAATAAAGCTTCCAGACCTTGTGGACTTGCCATCCGTGTGCTGATCTCAGAGCGACGTGCAGCAGCTCTCGTAGTGACAGCAGCACTGGTATGATCTATAATGCCTGCAGATATGATCGGTACATCGTGAACACCAGGGGATTCTGACATAGGGGTGACATCTTGTGCAGCAGGTTCACTCTCCTCTGCAGTTTGAGTCATCGCGTCCTTGCCTCCTTCCACCTGTGTCTGCGTCTGGACCTCTTTTGCCGGGACCAGAGAAGCTCCAGGCACGTTGCCCAAGACAAAATCGAAGGCGGGGTTATCCATGACAGCAGCAGTCACAGTGCCTGTAAAGTAAGGGGACTGGCAGAAAACCTTTGCCTCATTCACCACTATTTGTGAACCATCAATCATTGTAACACGAACGGTTTTGCCAGTATAATCCTTTCTTTTTACATACCTTTTTTTAACTACACATCCTGTGGACCCAGAGTCTCGCATGATAACTGCTCTGCGACCCTGGACTAAGCCCTCTGCAGTAGACAATCTCTTGTTGGCTGCTGaaggcaagggaagaggagagcatGCACAGAGTACGTGGTGGCCAAGTGCCAGGCCAGACACATGTACCTGGGgctcctccttttccgggacaCTGTTCACTGTAGCCAAGTGACCGGACTGGTAGAACGGCTTCTTCTCACCTCCTTTCCGTGGCATATTGAAAGGCTGGTGCTTGTGTTCTCCCGGCTGTGATTTTGCAGTTTCAGGAGATTTTAACTCTGTTTTTGCCTCCCTGCGATCACCGACACTTCTCATAGCAGGTTTCTTTGACTCTTGCCTTCGGTCGCCCTCTTTCTTGATCCTGTAGTTGTAGCCATAAGCAGAGAACCAGCCATCTGCTATGTCCGCAGTCTCCGCCAGGCTAGTAACTTTGTTCATTCTCAGCTGAGCTCGCAATCCTTTGGGCAGCGAAGATAGCAGCT
The Penaeus monodon isolate SGIC_2016 chromosome 18, NSTDA_Pmon_1, whole genome shotgun sequence genome window above contains:
- the LOC119584788 gene encoding uncharacterized protein LOC119584788; translation: MALTRDHMNMFAFMDLLHFIKICKRKSARRPGQKSDGLWLKSGSRVRQSQWNLIPKSKELMLLRGWPQIKYRLVVSELKVNYQEMDLAVLKQEAADLGLTDPRDIAKYVQDQQRDLRAERREREDREREFATAQAMREHEIQMAELNFKHKIEVLKATPPPPVAPPKTKLPMFPDDADQVEAYFLVLERVAADHGWDEKTMFLQLVTRLQGHSLDVYHRTEIEGNLTYSELKEALLSAYAISLEQARCRFQEAHLDERETCRLFITRLSHLFKTWHRLSNLPDTKEGILELILVTQLLSSLPKGLRAQLRMNKVTSLAETADIADGWFSAYGYNYRIKKEGDRRQESKKPAMRSVGDRREAKTELKSPETAKSQPGEHKHQPFNMPRKGGEKKPFYQSGHLATVNSVPEKEEPQVHVSGLALGHHVLCACSPLPLPSAANKRLSTAEGLVQGRRAVIMRDSGSTGCVVKKRYVKRKDYTGKTVRVTMIDGSQIVVNEAKVFCQSPYFTGTVTAAVMDNPAFDFVLGNVPGASLVPAKEVQTQTQVEGGKDAMTQTAEESEPAAQDVTPMSESPGVHDVPIISAGIIDHTSAAVTTRAAARRSEISTRMASPQGLEALLKGEDIAEQQKNDATLSKLHEYAEQRHVRLYKGIKTDFIWQNNRLYRRTTLPRGEVKLQFVVPAGCRQQVFKLGHHSLLGGHMGAAKTLARIQTTMFWPGMGAEILRLARSCDICQKTTDKGRNTAAPLQPLPVISEPFSRVAVDIVGPITPCADDKSKYILTIVDFATRWPEAVALKNIEAATVAEALFGVFCRIGIPREVLSDRGTQFTSGMMEETKKLLSVKGMRTTPYHPEGNGLCERFNGTLKKMLKRMAADQPREWPRLLAPLLFAYREAPQSSLKFSPFELVYGRPVRGPLQVLRELWDNTEDDPVITSSYQYVLDLNERLHSTCELAKEELLKSQVTQKSYYDRKAKLRTLDEGDQCLILLPTSTNKLLAQWSGPYIILKRVSDVNYIVGIGHEKKLFHINMIKKYYPRSSPVSQPSCTTRQQRGDNRRPVNVRRRSSPDSGVDNLKPFGCAATVIPEDSGFCQPWTPETDSREGPESIIINPKLEDHHKADLREIIQKYPEIFSDQPRVAKVEEHRIILRNKVPVRTKPYPIPLRYVDLVIKEIKKLEAIGIIEPSKNLTKGFFQIPLHPESRKITAFKTPCGLYQYKVLPFGLTNSPSVFNRCMRQVLGDISGVEIFMDDLLIHTSTLAEHQKLLDVVFSKLSLHRMTLKPSKCEIAFTRTHFLGHTVGDGKCECQQEKIQKIRMAPRPVNQHQLRSFLGLVGYYRSFIKDFTQIALPLFNLLKKNCSNKMVWGAEQEKSFATLKETLCSEPILRLPSKDKPFTLRTDASGEGVGAILLQEFDGRLFPVAYHSRRLSKAECNYSTVERELLAVIEGIHKFYYYLCGAKFTLETDHMPLSQLKRSKTANARLMRWGLYLQQFEFTIRYIRGTENVGADLLSRLISGSSSDLEDSRPETSRNPGPQLQYHEAEVEHQLQKNLHSRGAEVRNLYYLTPAQVITSESNLEGEKLSLQALKYDINIFHI